The Chloroflexota bacterium nucleotide sequence ACGACCTGGTGGCCCGATACGGCGCCGATACGGTCCGCCTGTTCCTGCTCTTCATCGGGCCCTGGGACCAGGGTGGGCCGTGGTCCCCGACCGGCATCGAAGGAGTGTCTCGCTTCCTGGCCCGGGTCTGGGCAGTGGCCCAGGCTCAGGTCATCGAATCGGTACCCATCGTGCCGGGCATACCAACCTTCAACCCGATGACCGGGGAGATCCCCGGCAGCGGTGGCACGTCCGCCGACCTGCTGCTGGCCGCTATCGAGGGGGGCAGCCGCGGGCTCCAGCGCGTGACCCACCAGACGATCGCGGCGGTCAGCGCGGACTACGCGGGCCTGCACTTCAACACGGCGGTCGCCAAGCTCATGGAATTGACCACGGCCATTGGCCGGGCTCGAGATGACGGGCTGGCTGGGACAGATGCCTACCGAGAGGCCGTGGACACGCTCCTCCTGTTGCTGGCGCCGGCGGCGCCGCACATGACTGAGGAGCTGTGGGAGCGTCGAGGGCGGCCGTACTCGATCCATCAGCAGCCCTGGCCGGTGGCCGACGAGGGCCTGGCGGCCGCGGATCTGATCGAGCTCCCCGTGCAGGTCGATGGCAAGCTACGCGACCGGCTGCTCGTGGCGCCCGACACCCCGGAGGCCGAAATCGAGCGGCTGGCGCTCGCATCGGCGCGGGTGCAGGCACATCTTGACGGGCGGGCGCCGGCCCGCGTGGTCCACATCCCGGGGCGTCTGGTGAACGTGGTCACCGCTCGGTAAAACCGAGGTAACCGGGCGCCGGTTAGCCTCCCGGCCTGCTTCCGAGGCCCGGCGTCAAGTGCCCAGGCGTCGGGTCCCGGACGCAGACCAATCCGCGCTCGCCTCCCATGCAGGAGGCGCATGACCCGATTCGACCTGGTGACCGTGGCCGCCGTGGCAGCCGCGGTGGTGCTGGCCGGAGCGGCGAGCCTCGCCCTGGTCGCCGGCGTCGCCCTGGCGCCGGCCGATCCGTCATTTCCGCCCGACCCGTGGACTACGCCCGCGCCGTCGATGGGGCACGAGGGAGAGCAGGGCGGGGAGCTGGTGGTCGACATCGAAGGCGGAGTCAACCTGCCCGGCATCCACAGGTTGCCCGCCGGGTCGCGGGTCGCGGACGCGCTGGCCGCGGCGGGTGGCTATGCCGAGAGCGCGGACCTGGCCGCGGCCGCGCGGAGCCTGAACCTGGCAGCCGCGGTGGTGGATGGGCAGCAGATTTACGTGCCCGTGCTCGGCGAGACCCCGGGGAGCGGCGGGGGTGCTGGCGGTGATGGGCAGGTGAACCTCAATCGGGCCAGCCAGTCCGAGCTGGAGGCCCTGCCGGGGATCGGACCTGTCACGGCGGAGCGGATCATCGCGGCGCGCACCGAGCGGCCGTTCGCGACGCTGGACGAACTGGTGACCCGCGAGGTGCTCACCGCGCGCCAGCTGGAGCAGATCGCCGACCTGGTGACAGTCCCCTAGCCGGCCGCGCGCATGGACCGGCGCGGTGCCTGGCTGCTGCCGGGCTTCGTGGCGGGGGTGATGGCCGGCATCGCGACCGCGGACGCCGGGTGGCTGGGCACGTCCGTGATGGCGGTCGTCATGGGTTGCGTCGTCGTGGGAGTTGGGCTGCGCCTCGTCGCTCGCCAAATGCTTGGGTCCGCGGTGCTCGTCGCCGCCGCGCTCCTGTTCGGGATGGCCCTGGGCGGCGTTCGAGGACTGGCGACCACACCGCCCGGCGGCCCCGGGAGCGTCGACGTACTTGCCGCCGACGGAACCTGGCGGGTCAGCGGAAGCGTTGCCGATGAGCCGACACCCCGGGGCGACGCGATCGACCTGGTGCTCGATGACCTGCGCCTGGCCGGCGGCCCCCTGGCGGGGCGGGTCCTCGTCCGCGTCCCGAGATCCGCAGCGGTGATCGCCGGCGATCGGGTCGCCGTCGAAGTCATCATCCGGCCGCCGAATCCGGCGGACGCCGAGGGAATGGCGTACCGCGAGCGGCTGCGGCGCCAGGGCATCGGGGCGCTGGGTCGCGCATTCGAGGTCGCCGTCATCGGGCATCGGTCCGATCCGCTGGCGGACAGCTTCGGCAGCGTCCGACGCTGGCTCCTGGACGGGCTGGTCACGACGGTGCCCGAACCCGAGGCCTCGCTGGGGGCTGGCATCCTGCTTGGCGTGCGGGCCGGGATCGATCCGGCCGTGCGGGACGCGTTCGCGGTGGCCGGGCTTTCCCACGTGGTGGCCATCAGCGGCTGGAACGTTGCGATCGTGGTCGTGCTCATCGGCGCACTGACGCGCCGCCTGCGCCGCCGAGCGGCGCCGGCGCTGCCCGCAGCGGTAGCCGTGCTGGCCGTCGCCGGCTACGTCGTCCTGGTGGGTGCCTCGCCGGCCGTGGTGCGGGCCGCGCTCATGGCCGGTGCCCTGCTCGTCAGCCGCCTGGGTGGGTCTCCCGCACACGCCGGCTCGGCGCTCATGGCGGCGGTGGTCGCCATGCTGGTCATCTCGCCGGCAGCCTTGTGGGACGTCGGATTCCAGCTCTCGGCCCTCGCCACCGGCGGGCTGATCGTGCTCGGCGGCACTCTCGAGCAACGGCTGGGACGATGGCCGGCCTGGATCCGGACGCCGGTGGCGCTCACGGTCGCGGCCCAGCTGGCCACGCTTCCCGTCCTGCTGGCCACGTTCGAACAGGTTTCCCTGGTCGCGCCGCTGGCCAACGTGGTGGTCGTCCCGCTGGTGCCCGCCGTCATGGCCGGCTCCGCCCTGGCCGCGGTGGTGGGCGGCCTCGCCGCGGCCGTGCCGCTCGCCGGGATAAGCGATGCGGCGGCCTGGTTTGCCGGTGGGGCGGCGTGGCTCCCGTTGCGCGCTCTCATCGCCGCCGGGACCGCGGCCGCTGAGCTGCCTCTGGCCGCTCTGCCGGTGACCGGGGGCCCGTGGCTCACCCTGGCCTGGTATCCGCTCCTGGGCCTCGCCGCCCGCCGCCTCTCGCGCCGCTCGGATCCGGGCCCGCCGATGGCGTCGCCGCTGGAGGTCGCCGGTCGCCCCGGCCTGCCCCAGGTGGCGCTTCCCGAGGCGGCGGCTTTCGCCACCGCCCTTACCTGGGTCGGCCGACCCCGACGCGCGGCGGCCGGCCTGGTGCTGGTCCTCACCGTGGCCACCGTCCTGACCTGGCCGGATGGCCGGCTGCACCTGACGGTGCTCGACATCGGCCAGGGCGACGCGATCCTGATCGAGACGCCGGATGGGAGCACCGCGCTCATCGACGCCGGCGTGGATCCGGACCTGACCCTGCGGCGGATCGGCCAGGCTCTTGCGTTCCACGAGCGGGAGATCGAGGTCGTGATCCTCACCCACCCGCACCAGGATCACCTGGGAGGGCTGGGCGAGGTCCTGCGCCGATACGAGGTAGGCCTCTTCGTGGACGGCGGGCGACCGCTCCACGGCGACCCGCATCACCACGTATTGGCCGCGGCCCAGCACGAGCCGGGCGCCCGCGTGACGGCGGCTGGCGCGGGTCAGGTCATCCCGCTCGGACGCGAGGCCGAGCTTGAGATCCTCTTTCCGACGGCCGACGACATCGCCCGGCCGCTGCCGGATGGCGACATCAACAACGCATCGGTCGTGGCCCTCCTACGCTATGGCCGATTCAGCGCACTGCTGACCGGGGACGCGGAAGCACCCATCGAGGCCCTGCTTGCCGATCGCGGCCTGCTGCGCCCGGTCGACGTGCTGAAGGTCGGCCATCACGGGTCCGACTCGGGGACGACCGAGGCCTTCCTGGCCGTCGTCCAGCCGTCGGTGGCCGTCATTTCGGCCGGCGTCGACAACCAATACGGTCACCCGCATCGGTCCACCCTCGAGAACCTGGAGCAGGTGCCCGAGTTGACGGTGTACCGCACCGACCGGGACGGCGATGTCGAAGTCGTGACCGATGGGCGGGCCTACTGGGTCGTCAGCCGTCGCGGCCAGACCGCCCCGACGCCGGCGCGAGGCGGTGAGACGGTCCGGACGGGTAGGATCGAGCCATGGCCGTGCCCGACCGCTCCGTTGCCCGCCAGCTGCTCGCCGCCGACAACCCACCCGATTGGCTGGTCGTCCATTCCGAGGGCGTTGCCCGGGTGGCAGCCGAAGCCGCGCGAATCCTGGCCCGCAACGGGGTGGCGGTCGACGCGCTCCTGGTGGAGGCGGCGGGCCGGCTGCACGACATCGACAAGATGGAGACGCGGGCCAACGGCCGCCACGGACTGGCGGGGGCCGAGCGCCTCACCGCCTTGGGATATCGGGACCTGGCCGACCCGGTCGCCTCCCATCCGGTCAGCTGCCTGCTCGACCCCGAGCGGTCTCCGCGCGGCTGGCCGGCCATCTGTGTCTCGGTGGCCGACCGCCGGGTTGGCCAATCCTTCATGACGATCGCCGACCGGTTGGCCGACATGGCGGCCCGCCACCCGGCGCATGCCAACCAGATCACCGCGGCGCACGGGCCGGCCGATGCCCTTGAGGCGAAACTGGCCAATGCGGCCGGGCTGAGCCGCGGGGCACTCGAAACGCAGCTTCGGGCCGCGTGGGCGAACGGCGACCGATGACCGGGTCGGTGCTCCTGGCCCACGGCGATGACGGCTACCTGATCGACCGGGCGGTGGCCGCCTTCACCGAACGGGTAGGCGCGACCGACCGGGTGGTGCTGACTCCCGACCACGCGCCGGACGAGGCACTGCTGGCGCGGGCCGCCCTGGAGGCGGCGAGCGTCGGGCTTTTCGGGGCCCACTGCGTGGTCCTGCGGCAGCCGCTCCGCGCCGTGGGGACATCGGGAAGCGCTGCCGATCGGCTGGTGGCTCTCGTCGAGCAGCTGCCCGATGGAGCGGCGCTGGCCCTGGCTGAGCTGCGTCCCTCCCGGGACGTGGGCCGTCCGCCGGCTCTCCTCAAGCGTCTCGAGACGGCCGTGCAGGCGGTTGGTGGTCGCGTGGAACCGTGCCTCGCCCCACGCCGCGACGAGCTACGGGGCTGGGTCACCCGCCATGCGGCCGAGCTGGAGATCGCCATCCGTCCGGCGGCCGCGGCAGCCCTGGCCCAACGAATCGGCGGGGTCTGGGAGAACGACGTCGAGCGCAGCGAGCAGACGCGAGTCGCTGACGGCGAGCTACGCAAGCTGGCGCTGGCCGCTGGAGAGCGACCGATCGAGGTGCCCGATGTCGAGTCCCTCGTGTCCGACACCCGGCCGCCATCGGTCAATGCGGTCGCCAACGCGGTCGAGCGGCGCGATCCGACCCGCGCGGCTGAAGCCCTGCATCGAGCACTGGCGGAGGGCGAGCCGGTGCTGCGAATCATGGCCGCTCTTGAAGCCCGGCTGGTGGACCTCACCGTCGCCCGCGACCTGCTGACCAGCGGTGCGGGTGCGGCGGAGATCACCAAGCGCCTGCGGCCCGGCAACCCGTCTGGCGCCGAGCGGGTGACGGCCGCCGCGCGACGCTACAACGGGGAGGAGCTGGAGGAAATGCTGCGGGGCCTGTTCGAGGCGGACCTGGCGATCAAGGCCAACACGGCGGAGCCGGAGGCGGCGGTCACGGCGTGGCTGGGTGAGTACATCCTGGGTGCGGTGAAGGGCGCGGCGGCGAAGAGCTAGCCGCCGGCGAAGAGCTAGCCGCCGGCGAGCTGACCAGAGAAGGGCTACGCGGCCCCGGCGCGCAGGACCCGGTCGCTCTCAATCGCGAACGTGCAGCGCGCGTTCGAGAGGCCCAGGATCCCGATCAGCTGGTGGTCGATGTACAGCTGCTTGCACGGCAGGCACAGGGCGCCGGGGAGGGCGAAGAACAACCGCTCCTCGACGCTCTCGTCG carries:
- a CDS encoding ComEC/Rec2 family competence protein; its protein translation is MDRRGAWLLPGFVAGVMAGIATADAGWLGTSVMAVVMGCVVVGVGLRLVARQMLGSAVLVAAALLFGMALGGVRGLATTPPGGPGSVDVLAADGTWRVSGSVADEPTPRGDAIDLVLDDLRLAGGPLAGRVLVRVPRSAAVIAGDRVAVEVIIRPPNPADAEGMAYRERLRRQGIGALGRAFEVAVIGHRSDPLADSFGSVRRWLLDGLVTTVPEPEASLGAGILLGVRAGIDPAVRDAFAVAGLSHVVAISGWNVAIVVVLIGALTRRLRRRAAPALPAAVAVLAVAGYVVLVGASPAVVRAALMAGALLVSRLGGSPAHAGSALMAAVVAMLVISPAALWDVGFQLSALATGGLIVLGGTLEQRLGRWPAWIRTPVALTVAAQLATLPVLLATFEQVSLVAPLANVVVVPLVPAVMAGSALAAVVGGLAAAVPLAGISDAAAWFAGGAAWLPLRALIAAGTAAAELPLAALPVTGGPWLTLAWYPLLGLAARRLSRRSDPGPPMASPLEVAGRPGLPQVALPEAAAFATALTWVGRPRRAAAGLVLVLTVATVLTWPDGRLHLTVLDIGQGDAILIETPDGSTALIDAGVDPDLTLRRIGQALAFHEREIEVVILTHPHQDHLGGLGEVLRRYEVGLFVDGGRPLHGDPHHHVLAAAQHEPGARVTAAGAGQVIPLGREAELEILFPTADDIARPLPDGDINNASVVALLRYGRFSALLTGDAEAPIEALLADRGLLRPVDVLKVGHHGSDSGTTEAFLAVVQPSVAVISAGVDNQYGHPHRSTLENLEQVPELTVYRTDRDGDVEVVTDGRAYWVVSRRGQTAPTPARGGETVRTGRIEPWPCPTAPLPASCSPPTTHPIGWSSIPRALPGWQPKPRESWPATGWRSTRSWWRRRAGCTTSTRWRRGPTAATDWRGPSASPPWDIGTWPTRSPPIRSAACSTPSGLRAAGRPSVSRWPTAGLANPS
- the holA gene encoding DNA polymerase III subunit delta — encoded protein: MGERRPMTGSVLLAHGDDGYLIDRAVAAFTERVGATDRVVLTPDHAPDEALLARAALEAASVGLFGAHCVVLRQPLRAVGTSGSAADRLVALVEQLPDGAALALAELRPSRDVGRPPALLKRLETAVQAVGGRVEPCLAPRRDELRGWVTRHAAELEIAIRPAAAAALAQRIGGVWENDVERSEQTRVADGELRKLALAAGERPIEVPDVESLVSDTRPPSVNAVANAVERRDPTRAAEALHRALAEGEPVLRIMAALEARLVDLTVARDLLTSGAGAAEITKRLRPGNPSGAERVTAAARRYNGEELEEMLRGLFEADLAIKANTAEPEAAVTAWLGEYILGAVKGAAAKS
- a CDS encoding ComEA family DNA-binding protein; amino-acid sequence: MTRFDLVTVAAVAAAVVLAGAASLALVAGVALAPADPSFPPDPWTTPAPSMGHEGEQGGELVVDIEGGVNLPGIHRLPAGSRVADALAAAGGYAESADLAAAARSLNLAAAVVDGQQIYVPVLGETPGSGGGAGGDGQVNLNRASQSELEALPGIGPVTAERIIAARTERPFATLDELVTREVLTARQLEQIADLVTVP